From one Anopheles bellator chromosome 1, idAnoBellAS_SP24_06.2, whole genome shotgun sequence genomic stretch:
- the LOC131205247 gene encoding titin isoform X2 — protein MGNQPTKHSPGRPKKAVHWKSAEPPAPPGKPTLVPGSPSSAPDIVTIRWTRPQTDGGSAILGYVVEQRRTGSPHWVRACPSLVQQTELSLSGLEPGWRYQFRVMADNIVGRSDASEASDPLTVTLQRNAISAPRFLHELFDATAVENEKVEFRVQVAGTPVPQISWFKDGFEIYSSRRARIVTEADVSVLVIHQTALTDEGEIKCAATNRAGHSVTRCQLTIDAYPKIRLPRQYEDGLIIEAEEVIRLKVALAGRPPPMVEWSHNGELLENGRRHEILTTDKNSTLKIVNSERDDRGEYHIRALNKLGDDVASFLVTVTARPQPPGRVTIALSYGKTVTLSWSAPDDDGGCKIGAYIVEYYRVGWDVWLKAATCRQLTTTLSDLIEGSQYRFRVKAENPYGVSEPSDESDLLFVADPRRGITDATKIASPSTLPRKRRDLSPVGARPKKAFTPEPYGRNEIMLEMSYGTPIEPTVMQPTVPEVIITEPLQSTAAPLAEPESESELTDSAATMSNRASPLLVSPLKAMQKFSKEPSPLSVPSGSERDPSPVDSSTSASASDRGKSTGPPSEKTEPRTIHNSSEFMLVLYNEQEARKNTRNSTFDFELDELVAPPPPLSLSAPELNVEPPPAPAMRAGVSSTELLYERAMARFYQAVAYEESENQRKEAEEAEQQALRRRQTEQPALDDKNAGNTTATVNRSLADRRSSLRKRLSGDKDSIVKQSSFEQDPVVQHQPQQQQQQLSHSTLAEEPIPEELPAEDTVAPGERHSDEEEAESVSSSMSSMIEELKRRELEHQQQLQQQAMKRRGFMDDDQVDEEPYHPGVQRMRSPYRNPDPSQAIEVLTVPMPLPDPNFVPKPILKRPSTEVLATTQSLPAPVLQTRTLTPERQVSPAKASPVRQKSPTPEPVTVALPPKEPSPAKKTIPVVTPPLSEKQPPAEEDIKRAIVSEAARQRRLETRQNSIEESRAVADFYSDMVQQIESSKKPRKLPLYMSPDEVRKLNEREHSRQSSRAGSKSPLTLEDAYPGRFRSSRSPSLTTADGPSVIVHRPTRPARESKILRGRSASVESDIVSKVAPAGARPPTPKDEPVRPSRPVEKKRTPGPLGNRSRSNSAARNAGPAVPAAPVRTIINKQPTPEPQRITRVSPASSSGDPEPPITAKPVEEGSLKPTVSYLTDVALFAIACWLYLFKNPKLALPVILLIMYRHIREALKDKMPAWMRRKESAAS, from the exons AGGCCGAAAAAGGCTGTCCATTGGAAATCGGCAG aaccgccagcaccaccagggAAACCGACGCTCGTTCCGGGGAGCCCTTCGTCGGCACCGGACATTGTGACGATCCGCTGGACTCGCCCGCAGACTGATGGCGGCTCGGCCATCCTCGGGTACGTGGTGGAGCAGCGACGCACCGGATCACCGCACTGGGTCCGGGCCTGTCCCTCGCTCGTCCAGCAAACGGAACTCTCGCTGAGTGGCCTGGAACCTGGCTGGCGCTACCAATTCCGCGTGATGGCGGACAACATCGTGGGTCGATCGGATGCCAGTGAAGCATCGGATCCGCTCACCGTGACCCTCCAGCGAAACGCCATCTCCGCGCCCCGTTTCCTGCACGAACTGTTCGATGCGACCGCGGTCGAGAACGAGAAGGTTGAGTTCCGGGTGCAAGTCGCCGGGACGCCGGTGCCGCAGATTAGCTGGTTTAAGGATGGGTTCGAGATTTACAGTAGCCGCCGGGCACGGATCGTAACCGAGGCGGACGTCAGCGTGTTGGTCATCCACCAGACGGCACTGACGGACGAGGGGGAGATCAAGTGTGCGGCAACGAACCGGGCTGGGCACAGCGTTACCCGGTGCCAGCTCACGATCGATGCGTACCCGAAGATACGGCTGCCGCGCCAGTACGAGGACGGGTTGATCATCGAGGCGGAGGAAGTGATCCGCCTGAAGGTGGCCCTTgccgggcggccaccaccgatggtCGAGTGGAGCCACAACGGGGAGCTGCTGGAGAACGGCCGGCGGCACGAGATCCTGACGACGGACAAGAACTCCACTCTGAAGATCGTGAACAGTGAGCGGGACGATCGGGGAGAGTACCACATCCGGGCGCTCAACAAGCTAGGTGACGACGTGGCGTCGTTCCTGGTGACGGTCACGGCACGCCCGcagcccccgggccgggtgacgATCGCCCTGTCGTACGGCAAAACGGTCACCCTGAGCTGGTCCgccccggacgacgacgggggctGCAAGATCGGGGCCTACATCGTCGAGTACTACCGGGTCGGGTGGGACGTGTGGTTGAAGGCGGCCACCTGCCGCCAGCTAACCACCACGCTGTCCGATCTGATCGAGGGCTCCCAGTACCGGTTCCGGGTGAAGGCCGAAAACCCGTACGGGGTGAGTGAACCGAGCGACGAATCGGACCTCCTGTTCGTGGCCGATCCACGCCGAGGCATTACGGATGCCACGAAAATCGCGTCACCATCCACGCTGCCCCGCAAACGCCGTGACCTATCGCCGGTGGGGGCGAGACCCAAAAAAGCTTTCACTCCGGAACCGTACGGTCGGAACGAGATTATGCTCGAGATGTCGTACGGGACACCGATCGAGCCGACAGTGATGCAGCCCACCGTACCGGAGGTAATCATCACGGAACCGCTGCAGTCCACTGCCGCGCCCCTTGCCGAACCCGAATCCGAATCGGAACTTACGGACAGTGCGGCCACCATGTCGAACCGGGCTTCGCCTCTGCTAGTGTCACCGCTGAAGGCGATGCAAAAGTTCTCCAAAGAACCGAGTCCCCTGTCGGTTCCGTCCGGGTCCGAGCGGGACCCATCACCGGTCGACAGCTCCACAAGCGCTAGCGCCAGCGATCGCGGAAAGTCAACCGGGCCTCCGAGCGAGAAGACCGAACCACGGACGATCCACAACAGCTCCGAGTTCATGTTGGTCCTGTACAACGAGCaagaagcgagaaaaaacACCC GTAATTCTACCTTCGACTTTGAACTGGACGAACTGGTggctccaccgccgccactgtcGCTGTCCGCGCCGGAACTCAACGTggaaccaccgccggcaccggcgatgCGTGCCGGCGTAAGCTCCACGGAGCTGCTGTACGAGCGGGCGATGGCCCGGTTCTATCAGGCCGTCGCCTACGAGGAGTCGGAAAATCAACGCAAGGAAGCTGAAGAAGCGGAACAGCAGGCCCTACGTCGGCGCCAAACCGAACAACCCGCGCTGGACGATAAGAACGCCGGCAACACGACGGCAACCGTGAACCGCAGCTTAGCCGACCGGAGAAGCAGCCTACGGAAGAGACTGTCCGGTGACAAGGACTCGATCGTGAAGCAGTCCAGCTTTGAACAGGATCCGGTCGTTCAGCAtcagccccagcagcagcagcagcagctttcaCATTCCACACTCGCCGAAGAACCGATCCCGGAGGAGCTGCCCGCGGAGGATACGGTGGCCCCTGGGGAGAGGCACTCCGACGAAGAGGAGGCTGAATCCGTGTCCTCCTCGATGAGCTCGATGATCGAGGAGCTGAAGCGCCGCGAGCTggagcaccagcaacagctgcagcagcaggccaTGAAGCGGCGTGGCTTCATGGACGACGATCAAGTGGACGAGGAACCGTACCACCCGGGGGTGCAGCGGATGCGATCGCCATACCGAAACCCGGACCCGAGCCAGGCGATCGAGGTGCTCACGGTACCGATGCCCCTGCCGGATCCCAACTTTGTGCCCAAACCGATCCTTAAGCGACCCTCGACCGAGGTACTGGCGACGACCCAGAGtttaccggcaccggtgctCCAGACGCGAACCCTCACACCGGAGCGTCAGGTATCGCCGGCAAAAGCCAGTCCCGTTCGACAAAAATCCCCGACCCCCGAGCCAGTGACTGTGGCACTGCCCCCGAAGGAACCATCTCCGGCCAAGAAGACGATCCCCGTGGTGACACCGCCACTCTCCGAGAAGCAACCGCCGGCGGAAGAGGACATCAAGCGGGCGATCGTTTCCGAAGCGGCCCGCCAGCGTCGGCTCGAGACGCGCCAAAACTCGATCGAGGAGTCACGTGCCGTGGCCGACTTCTACAGCGATATGGTGCAGCAGATCGAGAGCTCCAAGAAACCGCGCAAGCTGCCCCTCTACATGAGCCCGGACGAGGTGCGCAAGCTGAACGAGCGCGAACACTCGCGCCAATCGTCCCGCGCCGGCTCCAAATCACCACTCACCCTCGAGGATGCGTACCCCGGGCGGTTCCGCTCGTCCCGATCACCCTCCCTGACAACCGCCGATGGTCCGTCGGTGATCGTGCACCGTCCGACCCGACCGGCGCGGGAAAGTAAAATCCTTCGCGGGCGCTCGGCTTCCGTCGAAAGCGATATTGTCTCCAAGGTGGCCCCCGCTGGTGCCCGGCCGCCAACGCCAAAGGACGAACCCGTACGACCCAGCCGACCGGTGGAAAAGAAACGCACTCCCGGTCCGCTCGGGAATCGCTCGCGGTCCAACTCGGCCGCTCGGAACGCGGGCCCCGCGGTGCCAGCAGCTCCCGTTCGGACGATcatcaacaaacaaccgaCACCGGAACCACAACGGATCACTAGAGTATCGCCGGCCAGCTCGTCGGGCGATCCGGAGCCACCGATTACGGCCAAACCCGTGGAGGAGGGATCCCTCAAGCCAACGGTGTCGTATCTGACGGACGTGGCACTGTTTGCGATCGCCTGCTGGTTGTACCTTTTCAAGAATCCGAAGCTGGCCCTACCGGTCATCTTGCTGATCATGTACCGCCACATCCGCGAGGCGCTGAAGGACAAGATGCCGGCCTGGATGCGGCGTAAGGAGAGCGCGGCGAGCTGA
- the LOC131205247 gene encoding titin isoform X1 — translation MGNQPTKHSPGRPKKAVHWKSAEPPAPPGKPTLVPGSPSSAPDIVTIRWTRPQTDGGSAILGYVVEQRRTGSPHWVRACPSLVQQTELSLSGLEPGWRYQFRVMADNIVGRSDASEASDPLTVTLQRNAISAPRFLHELFDATAVENEKVEFRVQVAGTPVPQISWFKDGFEIYSSRRARIVTEADVSVLVIHQTALTDEGEIKCAATNRAGHSVTRCQLTIDAYPKIRLPRQYEDGLIIEAEEVIRLKVALAGRPPPMVEWSHNGELLENGRRHEILTTDKNSTLKIVNSERDDRGEYHIRALNKLGDDVASFLVTVTARPQPPGRVTIALSYGKTVTLSWSAPDDDGGCKIGAYIVEYYRVGWDVWLKAATCRQLTTTLSDLIEGSQYRFRVKAENPYGVSEPSDESDLLFVADPRRGITDATKIASPSTLPRKRRDLSPVGARPKKAFTPEPYGRNEIMLEMSYGTPIEPTVMQPTVPEVIITEPLQSTAAPLAEPESESELTDSAATMSNRASPLLVSPLKAMQKFSKEPSPLSVPSGSERDPSPVDSSTSASASDRGKSTGPPSEKTEPRTIHNSSEFMLVLYNEQEARKNTPTGRTAPKGPPIQSQRMGWKFHKDRCFLQRLLTRRGCSRTLGSGNSTFDFELDELVAPPPPLSLSAPELNVEPPPAPAMRAGVSSTELLYERAMARFYQAVAYEESENQRKEAEEAEQQALRRRQTEQPALDDKNAGNTTATVNRSLADRRSSLRKRLSGDKDSIVKQSSFEQDPVVQHQPQQQQQQLSHSTLAEEPIPEELPAEDTVAPGERHSDEEEAESVSSSMSSMIEELKRRELEHQQQLQQQAMKRRGFMDDDQVDEEPYHPGVQRMRSPYRNPDPSQAIEVLTVPMPLPDPNFVPKPILKRPSTEVLATTQSLPAPVLQTRTLTPERQVSPAKASPVRQKSPTPEPVTVALPPKEPSPAKKTIPVVTPPLSEKQPPAEEDIKRAIVSEAARQRRLETRQNSIEESRAVADFYSDMVQQIESSKKPRKLPLYMSPDEVRKLNEREHSRQSSRAGSKSPLTLEDAYPGRFRSSRSPSLTTADGPSVIVHRPTRPARESKILRGRSASVESDIVSKVAPAGARPPTPKDEPVRPSRPVEKKRTPGPLGNRSRSNSAARNAGPAVPAAPVRTIINKQPTPEPQRITRVSPASSSGDPEPPITAKPVEEGSLKPTVSYLTDVALFAIACWLYLFKNPKLALPVILLIMYRHIREALKDKMPAWMRRKESAAS, via the exons AGGCCGAAAAAGGCTGTCCATTGGAAATCGGCAG aaccgccagcaccaccagggAAACCGACGCTCGTTCCGGGGAGCCCTTCGTCGGCACCGGACATTGTGACGATCCGCTGGACTCGCCCGCAGACTGATGGCGGCTCGGCCATCCTCGGGTACGTGGTGGAGCAGCGACGCACCGGATCACCGCACTGGGTCCGGGCCTGTCCCTCGCTCGTCCAGCAAACGGAACTCTCGCTGAGTGGCCTGGAACCTGGCTGGCGCTACCAATTCCGCGTGATGGCGGACAACATCGTGGGTCGATCGGATGCCAGTGAAGCATCGGATCCGCTCACCGTGACCCTCCAGCGAAACGCCATCTCCGCGCCCCGTTTCCTGCACGAACTGTTCGATGCGACCGCGGTCGAGAACGAGAAGGTTGAGTTCCGGGTGCAAGTCGCCGGGACGCCGGTGCCGCAGATTAGCTGGTTTAAGGATGGGTTCGAGATTTACAGTAGCCGCCGGGCACGGATCGTAACCGAGGCGGACGTCAGCGTGTTGGTCATCCACCAGACGGCACTGACGGACGAGGGGGAGATCAAGTGTGCGGCAACGAACCGGGCTGGGCACAGCGTTACCCGGTGCCAGCTCACGATCGATGCGTACCCGAAGATACGGCTGCCGCGCCAGTACGAGGACGGGTTGATCATCGAGGCGGAGGAAGTGATCCGCCTGAAGGTGGCCCTTgccgggcggccaccaccgatggtCGAGTGGAGCCACAACGGGGAGCTGCTGGAGAACGGCCGGCGGCACGAGATCCTGACGACGGACAAGAACTCCACTCTGAAGATCGTGAACAGTGAGCGGGACGATCGGGGAGAGTACCACATCCGGGCGCTCAACAAGCTAGGTGACGACGTGGCGTCGTTCCTGGTGACGGTCACGGCACGCCCGcagcccccgggccgggtgacgATCGCCCTGTCGTACGGCAAAACGGTCACCCTGAGCTGGTCCgccccggacgacgacgggggctGCAAGATCGGGGCCTACATCGTCGAGTACTACCGGGTCGGGTGGGACGTGTGGTTGAAGGCGGCCACCTGCCGCCAGCTAACCACCACGCTGTCCGATCTGATCGAGGGCTCCCAGTACCGGTTCCGGGTGAAGGCCGAAAACCCGTACGGGGTGAGTGAACCGAGCGACGAATCGGACCTCCTGTTCGTGGCCGATCCACGCCGAGGCATTACGGATGCCACGAAAATCGCGTCACCATCCACGCTGCCCCGCAAACGCCGTGACCTATCGCCGGTGGGGGCGAGACCCAAAAAAGCTTTCACTCCGGAACCGTACGGTCGGAACGAGATTATGCTCGAGATGTCGTACGGGACACCGATCGAGCCGACAGTGATGCAGCCCACCGTACCGGAGGTAATCATCACGGAACCGCTGCAGTCCACTGCCGCGCCCCTTGCCGAACCCGAATCCGAATCGGAACTTACGGACAGTGCGGCCACCATGTCGAACCGGGCTTCGCCTCTGCTAGTGTCACCGCTGAAGGCGATGCAAAAGTTCTCCAAAGAACCGAGTCCCCTGTCGGTTCCGTCCGGGTCCGAGCGGGACCCATCACCGGTCGACAGCTCCACAAGCGCTAGCGCCAGCGATCGCGGAAAGTCAACCGGGCCTCCGAGCGAGAAGACCGAACCACGGACGATCCACAACAGCTCCGAGTTCATGTTGGTCCTGTACAACGAGCaagaagcgagaaaaaacACCC CGACCGGAAGAACAGCCCCGAAGGGTCCGCCGATTCAGTCCCAGAGGATGGGCTGGAAGTTCCACAAAGATCGCTGCTTTCTGCAGAGACTCCTCACGCGACGTGGTTGCTCTCGAACGCTCGGTTCCG GTAATTCTACCTTCGACTTTGAACTGGACGAACTGGTggctccaccgccgccactgtcGCTGTCCGCGCCGGAACTCAACGTggaaccaccgccggcaccggcgatgCGTGCCGGCGTAAGCTCCACGGAGCTGCTGTACGAGCGGGCGATGGCCCGGTTCTATCAGGCCGTCGCCTACGAGGAGTCGGAAAATCAACGCAAGGAAGCTGAAGAAGCGGAACAGCAGGCCCTACGTCGGCGCCAAACCGAACAACCCGCGCTGGACGATAAGAACGCCGGCAACACGACGGCAACCGTGAACCGCAGCTTAGCCGACCGGAGAAGCAGCCTACGGAAGAGACTGTCCGGTGACAAGGACTCGATCGTGAAGCAGTCCAGCTTTGAACAGGATCCGGTCGTTCAGCAtcagccccagcagcagcagcagcagctttcaCATTCCACACTCGCCGAAGAACCGATCCCGGAGGAGCTGCCCGCGGAGGATACGGTGGCCCCTGGGGAGAGGCACTCCGACGAAGAGGAGGCTGAATCCGTGTCCTCCTCGATGAGCTCGATGATCGAGGAGCTGAAGCGCCGCGAGCTggagcaccagcaacagctgcagcagcaggccaTGAAGCGGCGTGGCTTCATGGACGACGATCAAGTGGACGAGGAACCGTACCACCCGGGGGTGCAGCGGATGCGATCGCCATACCGAAACCCGGACCCGAGCCAGGCGATCGAGGTGCTCACGGTACCGATGCCCCTGCCGGATCCCAACTTTGTGCCCAAACCGATCCTTAAGCGACCCTCGACCGAGGTACTGGCGACGACCCAGAGtttaccggcaccggtgctCCAGACGCGAACCCTCACACCGGAGCGTCAGGTATCGCCGGCAAAAGCCAGTCCCGTTCGACAAAAATCCCCGACCCCCGAGCCAGTGACTGTGGCACTGCCCCCGAAGGAACCATCTCCGGCCAAGAAGACGATCCCCGTGGTGACACCGCCACTCTCCGAGAAGCAACCGCCGGCGGAAGAGGACATCAAGCGGGCGATCGTTTCCGAAGCGGCCCGCCAGCGTCGGCTCGAGACGCGCCAAAACTCGATCGAGGAGTCACGTGCCGTGGCCGACTTCTACAGCGATATGGTGCAGCAGATCGAGAGCTCCAAGAAACCGCGCAAGCTGCCCCTCTACATGAGCCCGGACGAGGTGCGCAAGCTGAACGAGCGCGAACACTCGCGCCAATCGTCCCGCGCCGGCTCCAAATCACCACTCACCCTCGAGGATGCGTACCCCGGGCGGTTCCGCTCGTCCCGATCACCCTCCCTGACAACCGCCGATGGTCCGTCGGTGATCGTGCACCGTCCGACCCGACCGGCGCGGGAAAGTAAAATCCTTCGCGGGCGCTCGGCTTCCGTCGAAAGCGATATTGTCTCCAAGGTGGCCCCCGCTGGTGCCCGGCCGCCAACGCCAAAGGACGAACCCGTACGACCCAGCCGACCGGTGGAAAAGAAACGCACTCCCGGTCCGCTCGGGAATCGCTCGCGGTCCAACTCGGCCGCTCGGAACGCGGGCCCCGCGGTGCCAGCAGCTCCCGTTCGGACGATcatcaacaaacaaccgaCACCGGAACCACAACGGATCACTAGAGTATCGCCGGCCAGCTCGTCGGGCGATCCGGAGCCACCGATTACGGCCAAACCCGTGGAGGAGGGATCCCTCAAGCCAACGGTGTCGTATCTGACGGACGTGGCACTGTTTGCGATCGCCTGCTGGTTGTACCTTTTCAAGAATCCGAAGCTGGCCCTACCGGTCATCTTGCTGATCATGTACCGCCACATCCGCGAGGCGCTGAAGGACAAGATGCCGGCCTGGATGCGGCGTAAGGAGAGCGCGGCGAGCTGA